The following are encoded together in the Culex pipiens pallens isolate TS chromosome 1, TS_CPP_V2, whole genome shotgun sequence genome:
- the LOC120427414 gene encoding cytochrome c oxidase subunit NDUFA4 has translation MQGLSLASIKKNPALIPLYVCIGLGAAAAVFYTARLAIRSPEVTWSRKNNPEPWEEYRNKQHKFYSPVRDYSKVESQAPKYTE, from the exons ATGCAGGGCCTGAGCTTGGCTAGCATCAAGAAGAACCCAGCG CTGATCCCGCTGTACGTCTGTATCGGTCTGGGAGCGGCCGCCGCCGTCTTCTACACCGCTCGGCTGGCCATCCGAAGCCCCGAAGTGACCTGGAGCCGTAAGAACAACCCCGAGCCGTGGGAGGAGTACAGGAACAAGCAGCACAAG TTCTACTCCCCGGTCAGGGACTACTCCAAGGTCGAGAGCCAGGCCCCCAAGTACACTGAATAA